One genomic window of Choloepus didactylus isolate mChoDid1 chromosome 27, mChoDid1.pri, whole genome shotgun sequence includes the following:
- the LOC119521240 gene encoding sialic acid-binding Ig-like lectin 10 isoform X1, whose product MSPLLLLLLLSLLTGESSFWKPEFMLQVPELVTVQEGLCVLVPCTVSYPLRGWHSSDLAHGYWYREEDWPDKRLLVATNNPDWPVQEETRGRFQLLGDPQNMRCSLLIRDAQAGDTATYFFRVERGSYVRYNFLENKLTLEVTALTQKPDVYVPEILEPGLPATLVCVFNLTSEGCPAPALSWLGAAVSAQDARPRTSHFSVLTFTPRPQDHNTDLTCQVDFSRQGVSTSRTVRLHVAHAPKDVVISVSRADAPALESWRNIQYLEATKGQSLRLLCAADSQPPAVLSWMREDRVLSWSVPSDSGSLGLELPGVEVGDAGRYTCRAQNTLGSGSRTLQLSVQYAPENLRVMVSQSNRTVLEKVENGTFLPVQEGQSLRLVCVADSNPPARLSWARGSQALSPSQPSDPGVLELPPVQMEHEGELTCRAENPLGSDQVSLLLSVIYPPQLLSPSCSWEAEGLRCSCSARAQPAPSLRWRLGEELVEGTRGNASFTVTSSAARPWAHSNLSLHGGLDPSLRLSCEAQNAHGHQRVTVLLLPGKKGLISTAFSKGAFLGTGITTFLSLCLVLIVVKILRGKRSGALKPRPRASRGSSIMDYVNVIPNTFSRARNQRVDPAGPSQTPPPDPHTLKSKNPKELRFATLSGPGSKSLTQAPESETSSEELHYAVLNFPGLRQWETQAEYAEVKFHRGSAELQDKSPRLGRKPEK is encoded by the exons ATGTCGCcgctgctgcttctgctgctgctgtccTTGCTGACCGGGG AGTCCTCCTTTTGGAAACCAGAGTTCATGCTGCAAGTGCCAGAGCTGGTGACCGTGCAGGAGGGTCTGTGCGTCCTCGTGCCCTGCACCGTCTCCTACCCACTGAGAGGCTGGCACAGCTCTGACCTGGCTCATGGCTACTGGTATCGGGAGGAAGACTGGCCCGACAAGCGGCTCCTGGTGGCCACCAACAACCCAGATTGGCCAGTGCAAGAGGAGACCCGGGGCCGATTCCAGCTGCTTGGGGATCCCCAGAACATGAGGTGCTCCTTGTTGATCAGAGACGCCCAGGCTGGGGACACAGCCACCTACTTCTTTCGGGTGGAGAGGGGAAGTTACGTGAGAtacaatttcctagaaaacaaGCTCACTCTGGAAGTGACAG cCCTGACGCAGAAGCCGGATGTCTATGTGCCGGAGATCCTGGAGCCGGGGCTGCCGGCCACACTGGTCTGTGTGTTTAACTTGACCTCCGAGGGATGCCCAGCCCCCGCTCTCTCCTGGCTGGGGGCTGCCGTCTCCGCCCAGGACGCCAGGCCCAGAACCTCCCACTTCTCTGTGCTCACCTTCACCCCGAGGCCCCAGGACCACAACACCGACCTCACCTGTCAAGTGGACTTCTCCAGACAGGGCGTGAGCACCAGCAGAACTGTCCGACTCCACGTGGCCC ATGCCCCAAAGGATGTTGTTATCAGCGTTTCCCGAGCCGATGCACCAG CCCTGGAGTCCTGGAGAAACATCCAGTATCTGGAAGCCACCAAGGGTCAGTCCCTGCGGCTCCTTTGTGCTGCGGACAGCCAGCCCCCCGCCGTGCTGAGCTGGATGCGGGAAGACAGGGTGCTTTCCTGGTCCGTCCCCTCGGACTCCGGATCCCTGGGGCTGGAGCTGCCCGGCGTGGAGGTGGGGGATGCGGGACGCTACACCTGCCGGGCGCAGAACACGCTGGGCTCTGGCAGCCGCACCCTGCAGCTCTCCGTGCAGT ACGCTCCAGAGAACCTGCGAGTGATGGTTTCCCAGTCGAACAGGACAG TGCTGGAGAAGGTCGAGAATGGCACTTTCCTCCCAGTCCAGGAGGGCCAGTCCCTGCGTCTCGTCTGTGTCGCCGACAGCAACCCCCCTGCCAGGCTGAGCTGGGCCCGGGGGAGCCAAGCCCTGAGCCCCTCACagccctcagacccaggggtcctgGAGCTGCCTCCAGTACAAATGGAGCATGAAGGAGAACTCACCTGCCGAGCCGAGAACCCGCTGGGCTCTGACCAGGTCTCCCTGCTCCTCTCGGTGATCT ACCCCCCGCAGCTGCTCAGCCCCTCCTGCTCCTGGGAGGCCGAGGGTCTGCGCTGCAGCTGCTCCGCTCGAGCCCAGCCGGCCCCCTCCCTGCGCTGGCGGCTTGGGGAGGAGCTGGTGGAGGGGACCCGCGGCAACGCCTCCTTCACGGTCACGTCCAGCGCGGCCAGGCCCTGGGCCCACAGCAACCTGAGCCTCCACGGGGGGCTCGACCCCAGCCTCCGGCTCAGCTGCGAGGCCCAGAACGCCCACGGGCACCAGAGGGTCACTGTCCTCCTGCTGCCAG GTAAGAAGGGGCTCatttcaacagccttctccaaAGGAGCATTTCTGGGAACCGGCATCACCACGTTCCTTTCCCTCTGCCTCGTGCTGATCGT CGTGAAGATCCTCAGGGGGAAACGGAGCGGGGCGCTGAAGCCGAGGCCCAGGGCCTCCCGGGGCAGCTCGATCATGGATTACGTCAATGTGATCCCAAACACCTTCTCCCGG GCTCGGAATCAGAGGGTCGACCCAGCCGGTCCTTCCCAGACCCCTCCGCCAGACCCTCACACCCTGAAATCGAAGAACCCGAAGGAGCTACGTTTTGCTACCCTCAGTGGACCAGGATCCAAATCACTCACTCAAGCCCCAGAATCAGAGACGAGCTCAGAAGAGCTCCACTATGCTGTTCTCAACTTCCCAGGCCTCAGACAGTGGGAAACCCAAGCCGAGTATGCAGAAGTCAAGTTCCACAGAGGCTCTGCCGAGCTTCAGGACAAGAGTCCTAGGCTAGGGAGAAAACCAGAGAAATAA
- the LOC119521240 gene encoding sialic acid-binding Ig-like lectin 10 isoform X2, with product MSPLLLLLLLSLLTGESSFWKPEFMLQVPELVTVQEGLCVLVPCTVSYPLRGWHSSDLAHGYWYREEDWPDKRLLVATNNPDWPVQEETRGRFQLLGDPQNMRCSLLIRDAQAGDTATYFFRVERGSYVRYNFLENKLTLEVTALTQKPDVYVPEILEPGLPATLVCVFNLTSEGCPAPALSWLGAAVSAQDARPRTSHFSVLTFTPRPQDHNTDLTCQVDFSRQGVSTSRTVRLHVAHAPKDVVISVSRADAPALESWRNIQYLEATKGQSLRLLCAADSQPPAVLSWMREDRVLSWSVPSDSGSLGLELPGVEVGDAGRYTCRAQNTLGSGSRTLQLSVQYAPENLRVMVSQSNRTVLEKVENGTFLPVQEGQSLRLVCVADSNPPARLSWARGSQALSPSQPSDPGVLELPPVQMEHEGELTCRAENPLGSDQVSLLLSVICKKGLISTAFSKGAFLGTGITTFLSLCLVLIVVKILRGKRSGALKPRPRASRGSSIMDYVNVIPNTFSRARNQRVDPAGPSQTPPPDPHTLKSKNPKELRFATLSGPGSKSLTQAPESETSSEELHYAVLNFPGLRQWETQAEYAEVKFHRGSAELQDKSPRLGRKPEK from the exons ATGTCGCcgctgctgcttctgctgctgctgtccTTGCTGACCGGGG AGTCCTCCTTTTGGAAACCAGAGTTCATGCTGCAAGTGCCAGAGCTGGTGACCGTGCAGGAGGGTCTGTGCGTCCTCGTGCCCTGCACCGTCTCCTACCCACTGAGAGGCTGGCACAGCTCTGACCTGGCTCATGGCTACTGGTATCGGGAGGAAGACTGGCCCGACAAGCGGCTCCTGGTGGCCACCAACAACCCAGATTGGCCAGTGCAAGAGGAGACCCGGGGCCGATTCCAGCTGCTTGGGGATCCCCAGAACATGAGGTGCTCCTTGTTGATCAGAGACGCCCAGGCTGGGGACACAGCCACCTACTTCTTTCGGGTGGAGAGGGGAAGTTACGTGAGAtacaatttcctagaaaacaaGCTCACTCTGGAAGTGACAG cCCTGACGCAGAAGCCGGATGTCTATGTGCCGGAGATCCTGGAGCCGGGGCTGCCGGCCACACTGGTCTGTGTGTTTAACTTGACCTCCGAGGGATGCCCAGCCCCCGCTCTCTCCTGGCTGGGGGCTGCCGTCTCCGCCCAGGACGCCAGGCCCAGAACCTCCCACTTCTCTGTGCTCACCTTCACCCCGAGGCCCCAGGACCACAACACCGACCTCACCTGTCAAGTGGACTTCTCCAGACAGGGCGTGAGCACCAGCAGAACTGTCCGACTCCACGTGGCCC ATGCCCCAAAGGATGTTGTTATCAGCGTTTCCCGAGCCGATGCACCAG CCCTGGAGTCCTGGAGAAACATCCAGTATCTGGAAGCCACCAAGGGTCAGTCCCTGCGGCTCCTTTGTGCTGCGGACAGCCAGCCCCCCGCCGTGCTGAGCTGGATGCGGGAAGACAGGGTGCTTTCCTGGTCCGTCCCCTCGGACTCCGGATCCCTGGGGCTGGAGCTGCCCGGCGTGGAGGTGGGGGATGCGGGACGCTACACCTGCCGGGCGCAGAACACGCTGGGCTCTGGCAGCCGCACCCTGCAGCTCTCCGTGCAGT ACGCTCCAGAGAACCTGCGAGTGATGGTTTCCCAGTCGAACAGGACAG TGCTGGAGAAGGTCGAGAATGGCACTTTCCTCCCAGTCCAGGAGGGCCAGTCCCTGCGTCTCGTCTGTGTCGCCGACAGCAACCCCCCTGCCAGGCTGAGCTGGGCCCGGGGGAGCCAAGCCCTGAGCCCCTCACagccctcagacccaggggtcctgGAGCTGCCTCCAGTACAAATGGAGCATGAAGGAGAACTCACCTGCCGAGCCGAGAACCCGCTGGGCTCTGACCAGGTCTCCCTGCTCCTCTCGGTGATCT GTAAGAAGGGGCTCatttcaacagccttctccaaAGGAGCATTTCTGGGAACCGGCATCACCACGTTCCTTTCCCTCTGCCTCGTGCTGATCGT CGTGAAGATCCTCAGGGGGAAACGGAGCGGGGCGCTGAAGCCGAGGCCCAGGGCCTCCCGGGGCAGCTCGATCATGGATTACGTCAATGTGATCCCAAACACCTTCTCCCGG GCTCGGAATCAGAGGGTCGACCCAGCCGGTCCTTCCCAGACCCCTCCGCCAGACCCTCACACCCTGAAATCGAAGAACCCGAAGGAGCTACGTTTTGCTACCCTCAGTGGACCAGGATCCAAATCACTCACTCAAGCCCCAGAATCAGAGACGAGCTCAGAAGAGCTCCACTATGCTGTTCTCAACTTCCCAGGCCTCAGACAGTGGGAAACCCAAGCCGAGTATGCAGAAGTCAAGTTCCACAGAGGCTCTGCCGAGCTTCAGGACAAGAGTCCTAGGCTAGGGAGAAAACCAGAGAAATAA